From Virgibacillus natechei, the proteins below share one genomic window:
- a CDS encoding DinB family protein, translating to MTKINTALIDNIKFQFSISRQLLEYHLSSLSQDEYMWRSPNSGLYIHEVDGNWYADLPESEAYDIGTPSIAWTLWHITFWWETVFNHSFGEGTLTKEDINVNKNVESVKSTINSLIERWEKTYIARLWHIFIRLSRSFVVV from the coding sequence ATGACTAAAATTAATACAGCATTAATAGATAATATTAAATTTCAATTTAGTATTTCTAGACAACTTCTCGAATACCATCTTTCATCATTAAGTCAGGATGAATATATGTGGCGTTCTCCTAATAGTGGACTATATATTCATGAAGTAGATGGAAATTGGTATGCTGACTTACCTGAATCCGAAGCATATGATATTGGTACACCAAGTATTGCTTGGACATTGTGGCATATAACATTCTGGTGGGAAACGGTATTTAATCACTCTTTTGGTGAAGGTACTCTAACCAAAGAGGATATAAATGTTAATAAAAATGTAGAATCAGTCAAGTCAACTATCAACTCTCTGATAGAAAGATGGGAAAAGACATATATAGCCCGATTATGGCACATATTTATTCGGTTATCGCGCTCGTTTGTTGTAGTTTAA
- a CDS encoding DUF3953 domain-containing protein, with amino-acid sequence MNIFRIANIIIAIAMISFVFFPELPSEVIITFIPIIFLLFGVEGVKNDDKVLGYFYIIAGLISFPGLIIKLF; translated from the coding sequence ATGAATATATTTCGTATAGCTAATATAATTATAGCTATCGCAATGATTAGTTTTGTGTTCTTTCCTGAACTACCATCTGAAGTTATTATTACCTTTATTCCTATAATATTCTTGTTATTTGGGGTTGAAGGTGTAAAGAACGATGATAAGGTACTTGGCTATTTTTACATAATTGCTGGGCTAATTAGTTTTCCTGGACTGATAATCAAGTTATTTTAA
- a CDS encoding DUF2306 domain-containing protein, whose translation MNTLTFLLIIHIIAGSFCLLTGAINFSVKKEKGYHTRIGELYHIGYFVVFITSVWMAIINWSESAYLFYIAVFSYGLALFGYLARKRRWRGWLSMHIGGMAGSYIGIITAVLVVNGADIPLINQIPFLLLWFIPTIIGTPIIFMVSKRYRTYTK comes from the coding sequence ATGAACACTCTTACTTTTTTGCTTATCATACATATTATTGCGGGTAGTTTTTGCCTATTGACAGGAGCAATCAACTTTTCTGTAAAGAAAGAAAAAGGCTATCATACAAGAATTGGAGAATTGTATCATATTGGCTATTTTGTGGTTTTCATAACCTCTGTTTGGATGGCGATAATTAACTGGTCAGAAAGTGCTTATCTTTTCTATATAGCTGTTTTTTCTTATGGTTTAGCCCTTTTTGGATACCTAGCAAGAAAGAGACGTTGGAGAGGTTGGTTGTCGATGCATATAGGTGGGATGGCGGGGTCTTATATTGGAATTATTACTGCTGTTTTGGTCGTTAATGGTGCAGACATTCCATTAATAAACCAAATTCCTTTTCTTTTATTATGGTTTATCCCTACCATCATTGGCACCCCCATTATTTTTATGGTAAGTAAACGTTATAGAACCTATACAAAATAA
- a CDS encoding DUF4083 family protein, with protein MEYVVLIYVIIGPFNGIKQGGVFMFMWGDFIVQLVFLIILVVIVALVVLVIRKFSKRSKQLDRIEKKLDDIAANKDG; from the coding sequence ATGGAATATGTTGTTCTCATTTATGTGATTATCGGGCCATTTAACGGAATAAAGCAAGGGGGAGTTTTTATGTTTATGTGGGGCGATTTCATAGTCCAGTTAGTGTTTCTTATTATTTTAGTAGTTATCGTTGCATTAGTTGTGTTAGTTATCCGTAAATTTTCGAAACGGTCTAAACAACTAGATAGAATCGAAAAGAAGTTAGATGATATAGCAGCCAACAAGGATGGTTGA
- a CDS encoding LPXTG cell wall anchor domain-containing protein produces the protein MRFIIMFILMIAGGVVGAYVDDQLLGLILIGLWLFAALALSYFFKKRNEISSLNRAL, from the coding sequence ATGAGATTTATTATTATGTTTATCCTTATGATTGCGGGAGGGGTAGTCGGGGCATATGTAGATGATCAACTGTTGGGCCTCATTCTTATAGGGTTATGGTTATTTGCCGCCTTAGCTCTCTCTTATTTTTTTAAAAAAAGAAATGAAATATCTTCCCTCAATCGGGCACTTTAG
- a CDS encoding DUF3221 domain-containing protein, with translation MQRTFKALTIIVLLIISGCSNSINENDEKPAETETINSHFTGTIKEINGDRAIVSAKVVEDNSEGDVFVDLSVNENETFQVYDKVKVGFDGVVMESTPAQINTLSVEIVDD, from the coding sequence ATGCAAAGAACCTTTAAAGCATTGACAATTATTGTTTTATTAATAATTTCCGGGTGTTCTAATTCAATAAACGAAAATGATGAAAAACCTGCTGAAACCGAAACAATCAATTCTCATTTCACAGGAACAATCAAAGAAATTAACGGAGATAGAGCAATTGTTTCTGCTAAAGTGGTTGAAGATAATTCAGAAGGTGACGTGTTTGTTGACCTTTCTGTAAACGAGAATGAAACATTTCAGGTGTATGACAAAGTAAAAGTAGGATTCGACGGCGTTGTTATGGAATCGACACCTGCACAAATAAATACACTTTCTGTTGAAATTGTTGATGATTAA
- a CDS encoding YesK family protein — MDALMLEGWTPILLIGIVVAFIIFFISRKISRKALFLISIVLSLICVGIVIYSREAVGGWEGIGLAFVTFSGFLGIWVGTISGMIIKK, encoded by the coding sequence ATGGATGCTTTAATGTTAGAAGGATGGACACCGATTTTGCTCATTGGAATTGTTGTTGCTTTTATCATCTTTTTTATATCTCGTAAGATTTCTAGAAAAGCTCTATTTTTAATTTCCATTGTATTGAGTTTAATTTGTGTCGGAATCGTAATTTACAGTAGAGAAGCTGTTGGCGGTTGGGAAGGTATTGGATTGGCATTTGTTACGTTCAGTGGTTTCCTTGGAATATGGGTAGGTACTATAAGTGGAATGATTATTAAAAAATAA
- a CDS encoding TIGR04104 family putative zinc finger protein, with translation MRKCNNCKSQFSWSEIFKSFWPVYEPIECANCGTKHKITTFGKSTVGSISLLPIFIFGYALYPLGNIFVMVGIGALIGIIGFLLTPYIVQYKEI, from the coding sequence TTGCGAAAATGTAACAACTGTAAATCACAATTTAGCTGGAGTGAAATCTTTAAATCGTTTTGGCCAGTATATGAACCAATTGAATGTGCCAACTGTGGTACGAAACATAAGATAACCACTTTTGGTAAAAGTACAGTTGGATCCATAAGTCTTTTGCCAATATTTATATTTGGGTATGCTCTTTATCCTTTAGGTAACATCTTTGTAATGGTTGGTATAGGAGCTCTTATAGGAATTATTGGTTTTTTACTCACACCATATATTGTTCAATACAAAGAAATATAG
- a CDS encoding DUF948 domain-containing protein produces the protein MDWLGIGVLVIGVAFFALVILLIKPLTKLSGILSSLQTTTDKLPQTVEDVSTQTKEVLTTGNDTLNQLNDQIRQLSPVLHIIGDAGNATRKLSSSIVGATDDIKATTAEGRSLTKGQNLEGLYGVLTLGYYIFQKSRTR, from the coding sequence ATGGATTGGTTAGGAATTGGAGTACTCGTTATAGGCGTTGCCTTTTTTGCACTCGTTATTCTTCTTATAAAACCACTTACTAAATTGTCAGGCATACTAAGCAGCTTGCAAACAACAACCGACAAGTTACCACAAACTGTAGAGGATGTGAGCACACAAACAAAAGAGGTGCTTACAACGGGAAACGATACATTGAATCAACTAAATGACCAAATTAGACAGTTAAGCCCAGTTCTTCATATCATAGGTGATGCAGGGAATGCGACCAGGAAATTATCATCTTCCATCGTTGGCGCAACTGATGATATAAAAGCAACCACAGCAGAAGGAAGGTCACTAACGAAAGGCCAAAACTTAGAAGGACTATATGGCGTACTGACTTTAGGTTATTATATCTTCCAGAAAAGCAGAACAAGATAA
- the cwlD gene encoding N-acetylmuramoyl-L-alanine amidase CwlD has translation MNRSIKFIIWAAGFLLLIFLIQFPIQESEEASETSTPWSLPLSGKTIVIDPGHGGVDGGAVGKDETLEKDIALSISKKLQSYLHQSGALVYLTREEDVDLAAEDTEGYSRRKMEDIRNRLQFIHDQEADFFLSLHLNALPSDKWSGAQTFYYPEQDESRHLAQMIQSEIIRNLENTDRTPLANNGVYLLKNAEIPGALVEVGFLSNEQERELLKQDEYQQRMSASIYEGILRYATEEMEESNE, from the coding sequence ATGAATCGTAGCATTAAATTTATCATATGGGCGGCAGGATTTCTTTTATTAATTTTTCTAATTCAGTTTCCAATTCAAGAAAGTGAAGAGGCCTCGGAGACTTCCACTCCATGGTCGTTACCGCTTTCTGGCAAAACGATCGTCATTGACCCAGGTCATGGAGGTGTTGATGGCGGTGCGGTTGGCAAAGATGAAACCTTAGAAAAGGATATTGCATTATCTATATCCAAAAAACTCCAGAGCTACTTACATCAGTCTGGTGCCCTTGTTTATTTGACAAGGGAAGAAGACGTGGATTTGGCCGCGGAGGATACAGAGGGGTACTCAAGAAGGAAAATGGAAGATATTCGTAACCGACTGCAGTTTATTCATGATCAAGAAGCGGATTTTTTCCTATCTTTACATTTAAATGCTCTCCCATCAGATAAATGGAGTGGTGCGCAAACTTTTTATTACCCTGAACAGGATGAAAGTAGACACTTAGCGCAAATGATTCAATCTGAAATTATTCGTAATCTGGAAAATACAGATCGTACTCCTTTAGCGAATAATGGGGTATACCTTTTAAAAAATGCTGAGATTCCAGGTGCTTTAGTTGAAGTTGGCTTTCTATCAAATGAGCAGGAACGTGAATTATTAAAACAGGATGAGTATCAGCAACGGATGTCTGCTAGTATTTATGAAGGTATTTTACGCTATGCTACCGAAGAAATGGAAGAATCGAATGAATGA
- a CDS encoding Mrp/NBP35 family ATP-binding protein → MLTKEEITQLLNTVEDPFLHTTFEQTDAIKSITIKEEKKHVSLKIAIGQTNTGEQMQLQQQIVGILKKNGATTVGLRFEQLPDDVIQKYQPAVDEEKESSLMGGGSSPHFIAIASGKGGVGKSTVTVNLAMSLMRLGKKVGILDADIYGFSIPDMMGVEERPQVRGKTIIPVERFGVKLISMGFFVEDNSPIIWRGPMLGKMLNNFFKEVEWGDLDYLLLDLPPGTGDIAMDVHDLLPSCKELLVTTPHPTAAFVAARAGQMALKTEHEILGVVENMAYYQNKAGEKEYVFGKGGGPKLAEALKTKVLGHLPLQQPYEEEDIFAPSIYQEDHPTGQEYHKIASKVVAKLEA, encoded by the coding sequence ATGTTAACAAAAGAAGAAATCACACAACTCCTTAACACGGTTGAGGATCCGTTTTTACATACAACGTTTGAACAAACGGATGCTATCAAAAGCATCACCATTAAAGAAGAGAAAAAGCACGTTAGTTTAAAAATAGCAATTGGACAAACCAATACTGGTGAACAGATGCAACTGCAACAACAAATCGTAGGTATTTTAAAGAAAAATGGTGCGACAACGGTCGGATTACGCTTCGAACAATTACCAGATGACGTTATTCAAAAATACCAACCAGCTGTCGATGAGGAAAAAGAAAGCTCATTAATGGGTGGCGGATCATCACCACATTTTATTGCTATCGCAAGTGGCAAGGGAGGCGTTGGGAAATCAACGGTTACGGTTAACCTCGCGATGTCATTGATGCGCCTTGGTAAAAAAGTAGGCATTCTTGATGCGGATATATACGGATTTAGTATTCCGGATATGATGGGTGTCGAGGAACGCCCTCAGGTTCGCGGAAAAACGATCATTCCAGTTGAACGTTTTGGTGTAAAACTTATTTCCATGGGCTTCTTTGTTGAAGACAACTCACCAATCATCTGGCGAGGTCCTATGCTTGGTAAAATGCTGAACAATTTCTTCAAGGAAGTAGAGTGGGGGGATTTGGATTATCTCTTGCTTGATCTACCACCGGGTACAGGTGACATTGCAATGGACGTTCATGATTTATTACCATCGTGCAAAGAGTTACTTGTAACAACACCACATCCAACTGCAGCATTTGTAGCGGCGCGTGCCGGTCAAATGGCGTTGAAAACAGAGCATGAAATATTAGGTGTTGTTGAAAATATGGCCTATTACCAAAATAAAGCCGGAGAAAAAGAGTATGTATTTGGAAAAGGCGGCGGGCCGAAGCTAGCTGAAGCATTGAAAACAAAAGTGCTCGGCCACTTACCTTTGCAACAGCCATATGAAGAAGAGGACATTTTTGCCCCATCCATTTATCAGGAAGATCATCCAACGGGCCAAGAATATCATAAAATCGCATCAAAAGTTGTTGCAAAATTGGAAGCGTAG
- the gerD gene encoding spore germination lipoprotein GerD — MNRIILLIIAGISIMFISACNGEDSSGNEADYEETKKMVVDILQTDDGKQAIIEIISDDEIKKELAIESDVVKESINEKLVSEEGTEMWKNLFEDPSFVETFASSMEEEQQELMKKLMNDSDYQEQMLELLQNPEINEQMLSVLKGQEFRSHLEETIQQTLETPTFQAKIQEILLKAAEEQESGQGGSSGDSEESEGNGESSGNGGEDGGGSGGENGG; from the coding sequence GTGAATCGTATAATTTTACTTATAATAGCAGGGATTTCCATCATGTTCATAAGTGCTTGTAATGGTGAAGACTCCTCCGGAAATGAAGCAGATTATGAAGAAACAAAGAAGATGGTTGTTGACATATTACAGACAGATGATGGCAAGCAGGCGATTATAGAGATCATTTCTGATGATGAAATCAAGAAGGAACTAGCTATTGAATCAGATGTCGTAAAGGAATCGATTAATGAGAAGCTCGTTTCAGAAGAGGGAACAGAGATGTGGAAAAACTTATTTGAGGACCCCTCATTTGTTGAAACTTTCGCCAGCTCAATGGAAGAAGAACAACAGGAGCTAATGAAAAAATTAATGAATGACTCTGATTACCAGGAACAAATGCTTGAACTATTACAAAATCCCGAGATAAACGAACAAATGCTAAGTGTTTTAAAAGGTCAGGAATTTCGCTCTCATTTAGAAGAAACAATCCAGCAAACGTTAGAAACACCGACATTCCAAGCTAAAATACAGGAAATCTTATTAAAAGCAGCTGAAGAGCAGGAAAGCGGTCAAGGTGGTAGTAGCGGTGATTCAGAAGAAAGCGAAGGGAATGGCGAAAGTAGTGGAAACGGCGGAGAAGATGGAGGTGGAAGTGGCGGTGAAAACGGGGGTTAG
- a CDS encoding KinB-signaling pathway activation protein, translating to MSSRKLVNFFFKTLFIGGLAGLLTSFFVKAEDYSQFLNPFDFMELVGLLIFFLGLGLVFAVVSQTGFFAHLFLNRLGLGLFRSYWPTIQILLIAFVVFDLVYFPYRAAEGEVSVLWFMLMSAAILGYGLLIAWIKAKETKRRAFIPALFLMVVMTTIEWIPGMRTEGTDYAWLMIIPLLACNTYQLLTLHRLHNSDASEANKSKKEKPANV from the coding sequence TTGAGTAGTCGTAAATTAGTGAATTTCTTTTTTAAAACATTATTTATTGGAGGATTAGCAGGGCTTCTTACAAGCTTTTTTGTAAAAGCTGAAGATTATAGCCAATTCTTAAATCCGTTTGATTTTATGGAATTAGTCGGTTTACTGATATTTTTCCTAGGGTTAGGGCTTGTTTTTGCAGTTGTCAGTCAAACTGGTTTTTTCGCACATTTATTCCTTAATCGATTAGGTTTGGGGCTGTTCCGTTCCTATTGGCCAACGATACAAATTTTATTGATAGCCTTTGTTGTTTTTGATTTAGTATACTTTCCTTACCGAGCGGCTGAAGGGGAAGTTTCTGTCCTGTGGTTTATGCTGATGTCTGCTGCGATTCTTGGTTATGGATTGCTCATTGCCTGGATTAAAGCAAAGGAAACAAAACGACGGGCGTTTATTCCTGCATTGTTTTTAATGGTTGTTATGACGACGATCGAATGGATCCCCGGAATGAGAACAGAAGGAACAGATTACGCATGGTTAATGATTATCCCGCTCCTGGCTTGTAATACCTATCAATTGCTTACACTGCACCGACTCCACAATAGTGATGCAAGTGAAGCAAACAAATCGAAAAAAGAAAAGCCTGCCAACGTATAA
- the pdaB gene encoding polysaccharide deacetylase family sporulation protein PdaB, which produces MNHFYVWKFDRWKRWLVVLLFALFTATFVWFERDGGLSVFSTNEPVALTKGNANESNIALTFNISWGEEKVFEILEQLEEEQVQATFFLSGEWVERHPDIVESIAEGEHEIGMLGYSYRSYLDQEIDEVRQDLIQAREAFETLNFEDVNLLRTPNGHFNTEIIELAEEMDFEVIHWNVNSNDWNNPGTDVIVDNIMKETTNGDILLMHASDSAKQTANALNTILPGLKNKEFQFVSISELINQTQAEPELVE; this is translated from the coding sequence ATGAATCATTTTTATGTTTGGAAATTTGATAGGTGGAAACGATGGCTTGTTGTTCTATTATTTGCTTTGTTTACCGCTACATTTGTATGGTTTGAACGGGACGGTGGGCTTTCGGTCTTTTCAACGAATGAACCTGTTGCTTTAACAAAAGGGAATGCCAATGAATCAAACATCGCTTTAACATTTAATATTAGTTGGGGCGAGGAAAAAGTATTTGAGATTCTAGAACAATTGGAAGAAGAACAAGTACAAGCTACCTTTTTTTTAAGTGGGGAATGGGTGGAACGGCATCCTGATATTGTAGAAAGTATAGCAGAAGGAGAACACGAGATTGGCATGCTAGGGTATAGTTACAGGAGTTATCTAGATCAGGAAATCGATGAAGTAAGACAAGATTTAATACAGGCTAGAGAAGCGTTTGAAACGCTCAATTTCGAAGATGTTAATTTACTGCGAACGCCTAATGGTCACTTCAATACAGAAATCATTGAATTGGCGGAAGAGATGGATTTCGAGGTCATCCATTGGAATGTTAATTCTAATGATTGGAATAACCCGGGAACAGACGTAATTGTCGATAATATTATGAAAGAAACCACAAATGGCGATATATTATTAATGCATGCTTCTGATTCCGCAAAGCAAACCGCTAATGCTTTAAACACTATTTTGCCTGGATTGAAAAATAAAGAATTTCAGTTTGTATCCATATCAGAACTAATCAATCAAACGCAAGCTGAACCTGAACTAGTCGAATAA
- a CDS encoding tyrosine-type recombinase/integrase, translating to MLLRFAYKEFYSDKELEGLRKRTLEGYTMFFDMFLDWCDQRELKHIEEVTPRVVKGFLSYCKTERGNNPTSLNTKLKYFRTFFSFLVAEGLLDSNPTKTIKTAKEDISIQSFSDSEINQILSHLRRNKRKENDFHAVRNYSIFVTLLGTGVRIGELVNLKWSDIHFKEGYITVFGKTRRQEAIPMIEKVANELGFWKSYCESSFDNLNPYIFVNRQNKTITVNAIKCFFKRLSAIMEMKGVRVSAHTLRHTFARKFIENGGDVSVLSRILRHQNLQTTSRYLKFFSNKLAEDNDKYNALRDISL from the coding sequence ATGTTATTAAGATTTGCTTACAAAGAATTTTACTCAGACAAAGAACTGGAAGGGCTCAGAAAGAGAACGCTGGAAGGTTATACAATGTTTTTTGATATGTTTCTGGATTGGTGCGACCAGAGAGAGCTAAAACATATTGAGGAGGTCACTCCAAGAGTGGTCAAAGGTTTTCTTTCTTATTGCAAGACCGAGAGAGGAAATAACCCCACGAGTTTAAACACAAAGCTAAAATATTTCAGGACCTTTTTCAGCTTCTTAGTTGCTGAGGGGTTGCTTGATAGTAACCCTACAAAGACAATAAAGACAGCAAAAGAGGATATTTCTATACAAAGCTTCTCAGATAGTGAAATAAACCAAATACTTTCCCACCTCAGGAGGAATAAGAGGAAGGAAAATGACTTTCACGCTGTAAGAAATTACTCTATTTTTGTCACTCTATTGGGGACTGGCGTGAGAATTGGTGAGCTGGTTAACCTTAAGTGGTCTGATATTCATTTTAAAGAGGGATATATAACGGTGTTTGGTAAGACCAGAAGGCAAGAAGCAATCCCAATGATCGAGAAGGTAGCCAATGAGCTGGGCTTTTGGAAAAGCTATTGTGAAAGCTCTTTTGATAATCTTAACCCTTATATATTTGTTAATCGACAAAATAAGACAATTACAGTAAACGCTATCAAGTGTTTTTTCAAGCGACTCTCAGCAATTATGGAGATGAAAGGTGTCAGAGTTTCAGCTCATACATTGCGCCATACGTTTGCTAGGAAGTTTATTGAGAATGGTGGAGACGTTTCTGTACTCTCAAGGATTCTCAGACACCAAAACTTACAAACAACTTCAAGGTATTTAAAATTCTTCTCTAACAAGCTGGCTGAGGATAATGACAAGTATAACGCTTTAAGGGATATCAGCTTATGA
- a CDS encoding anti-repressor SinI family protein, producing the protein MKHISDGWIKLIVEAKQLGLTHSEVREILQKGAGSNAKD; encoded by the coding sequence ATGAAGCATATTAGTGATGGCTGGATAAAATTAATAGTTGAAGCTAAACAGCTGGGACTTACACACTCAGAAGTTAGGGAGATACTTCAAAAGGGAGCTGGCTCAAATGCTAAAGATTAG
- a CDS encoding helix-turn-helix domain-containing protein: MEELRGLETFETVQEMDNATNEALTYFDLKTSERDILLKLSQYSCKFVGVSYMKVRKLAQEVKLSERTVKRALKRLSELGIITRVKQLRPVRGGWGASITVINPSHCHIELAPRPEEETPEGTSSKGASSRNETIYFKAIKIIKELRQPEGFTLDYSYLEAYGVPAHFIGTVKPFINPEEAFSLWGKVQACWKRYAPDVTDILEPAIQAFKASVTAYKFKRIKRSFGAYFWGTLRGVFTVEQRKQLSASNLLGWNWLTGD; the protein is encoded by the coding sequence ATGGAGGAGTTAAGAGGGCTAGAGACCTTTGAGACGGTTCAAGAAATGGATAACGCTACAAATGAAGCCTTGACATATTTTGACCTTAAGACAAGTGAGAGAGATATACTTTTGAAGCTATCTCAATACTCTTGTAAATTTGTAGGGGTCAGCTATATGAAAGTGAGGAAACTGGCTCAAGAGGTGAAGCTATCAGAGCGCACTGTTAAACGTGCTCTCAAGCGATTGAGTGAGCTTGGTATCATTACAAGGGTAAAGCAATTAAGACCTGTGAGAGGTGGCTGGGGTGCTTCCATAACTGTGATTAACCCCTCTCATTGTCATATCGAGCTGGCACCACGCCCAGAGGAGGAAACTCCAGAGGGGACAAGCTCTAAAGGTGCCAGCTCAAGAAATGAAACTATTTATTTTAAAGCTATCAAGATCATTAAAGAATTACGACAGCCAGAGGGTTTTACTCTTGATTACAGCTATTTAGAAGCTTATGGAGTGCCAGCTCATTTCATTGGTACAGTAAAGCCATTCATAAACCCAGAGGAAGCTTTTTCATTATGGGGAAAAGTACAAGCTTGCTGGAAGAGATATGCTCCAGATGTTACAGATATTCTTGAGCCAGCTATCCAAGCGTTTAAAGCTAGTGTTACAGCTTATAAGTTTAAGCGCATTAAGAGAAGCTTTGGAGCGTACTTCTGGGGGACGCTCAGAGGTGTCTTTACGGTGGAACAAAGAAAGCAATTATCTGCAAGTAACCTATTAGGTTGGAATTGGTTAACAGGGGACTGA
- a CDS encoding DUF4238 domain-containing protein, which translates to MNLPIKQHIIPKTYLKQFTSDDKNIWLFQKDTKHFREQSINKVPIIKDFYTVTDEENDGKKLYDFEYFLANDIEPLYQLYIEQLQRGKLLSELEKNHFAFFVSSQKLRSVSMKDKIIKEIERAFKYGEAGEWFDKTSIEQFTQHFYEDGKEITYEEFLEKSEGNLDEIPLDISKDCFVQFLPEKMKDFAETLASQNWSYLRAPKGRCFITSDNPVILDNEIGDSTFPFKGGIFPLTTQLALNINSLEEKFRVVGAKELRKINQQIIRNFDRFVFSHNEGILRSNIKKNSRLMEVTKYV; encoded by the coding sequence TTGAACCTACCAATTAAACAGCATATTATACCTAAAACGTATTTAAAACAATTTACTTCAGATGATAAAAATATATGGCTGTTTCAGAAGGATACAAAGCACTTCAGAGAGCAAAGTATTAATAAAGTTCCGATAATAAAGGACTTCTATACTGTTACTGATGAAGAAAATGATGGCAAGAAACTTTATGATTTTGAATACTTTCTGGCAAACGATATAGAGCCACTTTATCAGCTTTATATCGAACAGTTACAACGAGGAAAACTGTTGAGCGAATTAGAGAAAAATCATTTTGCTTTTTTTGTGTCATCCCAAAAGTTAAGGTCAGTAAGCATGAAGGATAAAATAATAAAAGAAATTGAAAGAGCTTTTAAGTATGGTGAAGCTGGTGAGTGGTTTGATAAAACTTCAATTGAACAGTTTACCCAACATTTTTATGAGGATGGAAAGGAAATTACATACGAGGAGTTTCTCGAAAAGTCTGAGGGAAATTTGGATGAGATTCCATTGGATATTAGTAAAGATTGTTTTGTTCAATTCTTACCTGAGAAAATGAAGGATTTTGCTGAAACGCTAGCTTCTCAGAATTGGAGCTATCTCAGAGCACCTAAAGGTAGATGCTTTATTACTTCTGACAATCCAGTTATTTTAGATAATGAGATTGGTGATTCTACTTTTCCCTTTAAAGGTGGTATTTTCCCGTTAACTACACAGTTAGCACTCAATATTAATTCTTTAGAAGAAAAATTTAGGGTAGTAGGTGCTAAGGAGTTAAGAAAAATTAATCAGCAAATAATAAGAAATTTTGATAGATTTGTATTCTCCCATAATGAAGGTATTCTAAGAAGTAATATTAAGAAGAACTCACGTTTAATGGAGGTGACTAAATATGTCTGA
- a CDS encoding DUF4145 domain-containing protein, which produces MSEKVVLTCPHCGNKTLMKTLNSYVKGTETPMGYDELFQATDTFEVFECPVCEGFHLFHTHMNSEDYHHYPADYDPYEDGEVLYPASEKVKLNGLPSSIKSAYESALKVQNIDDTVCTIALRRTLEMVCKDKGAVRGSLYDKLNELQEQGILPPLMGDISKVIKDFGNMAAHGDPVTFNKYMVESMFRFTNKILEYIYIFSPKK; this is translated from the coding sequence ATGTCTGAAAAGGTTGTACTTACTTGCCCACACTGTGGAAATAAAACCCTTATGAAAACACTTAATAGTTATGTGAAAGGAACAGAAACCCCTATGGGTTATGATGAATTATTTCAAGCAACAGATACTTTTGAGGTATTTGAGTGCCCTGTCTGTGAGGGCTTCCACTTGTTTCATACTCACATGAACTCTGAAGATTATCACCATTACCCAGCAGATTATGACCCTTATGAAGATGGTGAGGTTTTATACCCTGCCTCTGAAAAGGTAAAATTAAATGGATTGCCTTCTAGTATTAAAAGTGCTTATGAGTCAGCTTTAAAGGTGCAAAACATTGATGATACTGTTTGTACAATTGCTTTAAGAAGAACGCTTGAAATGGTATGCAAGGATAAAGGGGCTGTTAGGGGTTCGCTTTATGACAAGCTTAATGAGTTGCAAGAACAGGGGATTTTGCCCCCATTGATGGGAGACATTTCAAAGGTAATAAAGGATTTTGGGAATATGGCTGCTCATGGTGACCCAGTTACATTCAATAAGTATATGGTAGAAAGTATGTTTAGGTTTACCAACAAAATACTCGAATATATATATATATTCTCCCCAAAGAAATGA